In the Gymnodinialimonas sp. 202GB13-11 genome, one interval contains:
- the ppk2 gene encoding polyphosphate kinase 2, with product MSNKHVGAISAYFDDLAPDWVRDQIESAEKNRVLDPSFPYEKRMKRAEYEDQLAALQIELVKMLAWTRDTGARVAVVFEGRDAAGKGGAIKRIRENLNPRAAGVVALSKPTEREAGQWYFQRYIKHLPAAGEIRLFDRSWYNRGVVEKVFDFCTDAQRETFFAQLPGFESTLVQDGIHLTKIWLNVGRAEQLRRFLDREGDPLKQWKLSWIDVEGLQRWDAYSDAIAETLDRSHTTAAPWTVVRSDDKRRARLAVIRAVLQGLDYEDKDNEVVGAPDPAITGSPEMWSDPGHVAK from the coding sequence ATGAGCAACAAACATGTCGGCGCGATCAGCGCCTATTTCGACGACCTCGCCCCAGACTGGGTGCGCGATCAGATCGAAAGCGCTGAGAAGAACCGCGTTCTCGACCCCTCCTTCCCGTACGAAAAGCGGATGAAGCGCGCGGAGTACGAGGATCAATTGGCCGCCCTGCAGATCGAGCTGGTCAAAATGCTCGCGTGGACGCGCGATACCGGCGCGCGCGTGGCGGTGGTGTTCGAGGGCCGCGATGCCGCGGGCAAAGGCGGTGCAATCAAGCGTATTCGCGAGAACCTGAATCCGCGCGCAGCGGGCGTTGTGGCGCTATCGAAACCGACCGAACGCGAAGCCGGGCAATGGTACTTCCAACGCTATATCAAGCATTTGCCCGCCGCCGGTGAAATCCGCCTATTCGACCGGTCGTGGTACAATCGCGGCGTGGTCGAAAAGGTCTTCGACTTTTGCACCGACGCGCAGCGCGAAACCTTCTTCGCGCAACTTCCCGGCTTTGAAAGCACGCTGGTGCAGGACGGTATTCACCTGACGAAGATCTGGCTGAACGTGGGCCGTGCCGAACAGCTGCGCCGCTTCCTCGACCGCGAAGGCGATCCGCTGAAGCAGTGGAAGCTCAGTTGGATCGACGTCGAAGGTTTGCAGCGCTGGGATGCATATTCCGACGCGATTGCGGAAACGCTGGATCGCTCCCACACCACTGCCGCGCCATGGACAGTCGTACGATCTGACGACAAGCGCCGCGCGCGGCTGGCGGTCATTCGGGCGGTCCTGCAAGGGTTGGACTACGAAGATAAAGACAACGAAGTGGTTGGAGCACCCGACCCAGCCATCACCGGCTCACCCGAGATGTGGTCTGATCCCGGGCACGTGGCCAAGTAA
- a CDS encoding alpha/beta fold hydrolase, translating into MKLLLGLAALLAVLAVVTLWRSNAREAATEAEYPPVGQFVSVTNPRGGDPIQVHYVDEGPRDAPTVVLIHGASGNVHDWTFDMVGRLSDRYRVLAFDRPGLGYTDMVGRNATAEEQAYVLVAASKALGVETPIVAGHSYGGSVALAWAVYHPDQIGALLVLAGASNPWEGGQGLYYTFLGNPITGPIMAALISAWVPDATVSDAIAGTFSPQSEPEGYEAHYGTGLILRRFSLLENARQRTRLLPQIQAMVPSYPDIAVPTELLHGDADIVVPLSIHSEPLSRAIPGANLVVMEGVGHMPHHADPQAVADAIDRLNAASGLR; encoded by the coding sequence ATGAAGCTCCTCCTCGGTCTGGCAGCCCTCCTCGCAGTTTTGGCCGTTGTGACGCTGTGGCGGTCCAACGCGCGAGAGGCCGCGACGGAGGCCGAATATCCGCCTGTCGGGCAATTCGTGTCGGTGACGAACCCGCGCGGCGGTGATCCGATCCAGGTGCACTACGTCGACGAAGGCCCGCGCGACGCCCCGACTGTGGTGCTGATCCACGGCGCGTCCGGCAATGTGCATGACTGGACCTTCGATATGGTCGGGCGCCTCTCTGACCGCTACCGCGTTTTGGCCTTCGACCGGCCGGGTTTGGGCTACACGGATATGGTAGGCCGCAACGCAACGGCGGAAGAGCAGGCCTATGTTCTGGTCGCCGCGTCCAAGGCGCTTGGGGTGGAGACACCCATCGTGGCGGGCCATTCCTACGGCGGCTCTGTCGCTTTGGCTTGGGCGGTCTATCATCCGGATCAGATCGGTGCGCTTTTGGTTCTGGCCGGCGCGTCGAACCCTTGGGAAGGCGGCCAAGGCCTCTACTACACATTCCTCGGCAACCCCATCACCGGCCCGATCATGGCCGCTTTGATTTCAGCGTGGGTCCCTGATGCGACGGTCTCAGACGCCATCGCGGGCACCTTCTCTCCCCAATCAGAGCCCGAGGGGTATGAAGCCCACTACGGAACCGGCCTGATCCTGCGCCGCTTTTCGCTGCTGGAAAACGCCCGCCAGCGCACGCGCCTTCTGCCGCAGATCCAGGCGATGGTGCCGAGCTATCCGGATATCGCCGTCCCGACCGAACTGCTCCACGGTGATGCCGATATCGTCGTGCCGCTTTCCATTCACTCCGAGCCTCTATCACGGGCGATACCTGGCGCGAACCTCGTTGTGATGGAAGGCGTTGGCCACATGCCACACCATGCTGATCCGCAAGCGGTTGCGGACGCAATTGACCGTCTGAACGCCGCGTCGGGTTTGCGTTAA
- a CDS encoding homoserine O-succinyltransferase, protein MPIKLPDSLPAYDVLSREGVMVMPEDSASKQDIRPLRIGLLNLMPKKIQTETQFARLIGASPLQIEFSLIRMSEHETKNTSSEHMAEFYRPFSEVGASGEKFDGLLITGAPIEHLPFEEVTYWDELTRVMDWTQTNVHSTFGICWGGMAMAYHFHGIPKHMLDAKAFGCFRHQNLAPASPYLRGFSDDVLMPVSRWTEMQRAEMEAAGMNTLISSEEVGPALVEDTAHRALYVFNHFEYDSDTLKQEYDRDVDAGTPINVPVNYYPEDNPARDPMNRWRSHAHLLYGNWVSELYLTTPYDMDQIGLASTDLRK, encoded by the coding sequence ATGCCCATCAAACTTCCTGACAGCCTGCCCGCCTACGATGTTCTCTCCCGCGAGGGCGTGATGGTCATGCCGGAAGACAGCGCATCGAAGCAGGACATTCGGCCTTTGCGCATCGGCTTGCTGAATCTGATGCCCAAGAAGATCCAGACCGAGACGCAATTTGCGCGGCTGATCGGGGCCTCGCCGTTGCAGATCGAGTTTTCCCTGATCCGCATGTCCGAGCATGAGACCAAGAACACATCCTCTGAACATATGGCCGAGTTCTACCGACCGTTCTCTGAAGTAGGGGCGAGCGGCGAGAAATTCGACGGGCTTCTCATCACAGGCGCCCCGATTGAACATTTGCCGTTCGAGGAAGTCACGTATTGGGATGAATTGACCCGCGTGATGGATTGGACCCAGACCAACGTGCATTCCACATTCGGCATTTGCTGGGGCGGCATGGCGATGGCCTACCACTTCCACGGCATTCCCAAGCACATGCTGGACGCCAAGGCCTTTGGTTGCTTCCGGCACCAGAACCTTGCCCCCGCCTCGCCCTACCTGCGCGGGTTCTCGGACGATGTGCTGATGCCCGTCAGCCGCTGGACGGAGATGCAGCGCGCAGAGATGGAAGCGGCGGGCATGAACACGCTGATTTCATCGGAAGAAGTCGGCCCTGCGCTGGTTGAAGACACCGCCCACCGCGCGCTCTATGTGTTCAACCATTTCGAGTACGACAGCGATACCTTGAAGCAGGAGTACGACCGCGATGTCGATGCGGGAACGCCGATCAATGTGCCGGTGAACTACTACCCCGAAGACAACCCGGCGCGTGATCCGATGAACCGCTGGCGGTCACACGCCCATCTGCTCTACGGGAACTGGGTGTCCGAGCTTTATCTGACAACACCCTACGACATGGACCAGATCGGCCTCGCCAGCACGGATTTGCGGAAATGA
- a CDS encoding ATPase, translating to MKLLYDSPAAFREAPEKRIAVFGMSGLGKTVLSNKLRAQGDWFHYSVDYRIGTAYMGEHITDNLKRQAMQVPFLAELFRSDSIYIGSNITFDNLAPLSTFLGKPGDASNDGLPFAEYKRRQALHRRAEVNALLDTAPFIHRAQTLYGYPNFICDTGGSICEVVDPTDPDDEVLSALAAQTLTIWIESPEGHEAELIRRFKSNPKPIYYQPEMLDALWQGYLDDTGQSEAQVDPDAFAVHAFTKVIHHRAPIYEAMARNWGVSVTAADVESVRDAADAEEMIATALGTAAAKA from the coding sequence ATGAAACTGCTCTACGACAGCCCCGCCGCTTTCCGCGAAGCGCCAGAGAAGCGCATCGCCGTCTTCGGCATGTCCGGGCTTGGCAAAACCGTGCTGTCCAACAAGCTGCGCGCACAAGGCGATTGGTTTCACTACTCGGTCGATTACCGCATTGGCACCGCCTATATGGGCGAGCACATCACCGACAACCTGAAGCGACAGGCCATGCAGGTGCCGTTTCTGGCGGAGTTGTTCCGCTCCGACTCGATCTACATCGGCTCCAACATTACCTTCGACAACCTGGCCCCCCTGTCCACGTTCCTAGGCAAGCCCGGTGACGCGTCGAACGACGGCCTACCCTTTGCAGAATACAAGCGCCGCCAAGCGCTGCATCGCCGAGCCGAGGTGAATGCGCTGCTCGACACAGCGCCGTTTATACACCGCGCACAAACGCTTTATGGCTATCCGAATTTCATCTGCGATACGGGCGGGTCGATCTGCGAGGTCGTGGATCCGACTGATCCCGATGACGAGGTGCTGAGCGCGCTAGCGGCGCAGACCCTGACGATCTGGATCGAAAGCCCAGAGGGGCATGAAGCCGAGCTGATCCGCCGGTTCAAATCCAACCCTAAGCCGATTTACTATCAGCCCGAGATGCTTGATGCGCTCTGGCAGGGCTATCTGGACGACACGGGCCAGTCGGAAGCGCAGGTTGATCCCGACGCTTTCGCCGTCCACGCCTTCACCAAGGTCATCCACCATCGCGCCCCGATCTACGAGGCGATGGCGCGGAATTGGGGTGTCAGCGTCACGGCTGCCGACGTGGAATCGGTGCGTGACGCCGCTGATGCCGAAGAGATGATCGCCACGGCCCTTGGCACCGCCGCCGCGAAGGCTTAA
- a CDS encoding DMT family transporter, translating to MNQTSVSTHAWILMAALGAIWGASFLAIKVGLEELPFLTLVAHRVFWACLILWAYVLIRGLPIPRDPRIWGAFLVMGLLNNVIPFGLMAWGQQFIETGLTSIFNAGTAIFGVLVAAAVFADERLTPRKSLGVLVAFFGVAVAIGLDSFRQFDIRSIAQLAVIGGTISYAFAAAWARKTMSHLPPQVSAAGMLTGASLIILPVTFAIDGVPQVPTLPATWAAILYFGVVGTALAYLLYYRIIALAGSGNAMLVTLLIPPVAIVLGAVVLGERLAPSAFAGFGLLALGLILIDGRALAVLRNR from the coding sequence ATGAACCAGACCTCTGTCAGCACCCATGCTTGGATCCTCATGGCCGCCCTTGGCGCAATCTGGGGGGCGTCGTTTCTGGCAATCAAGGTGGGGTTGGAGGAGCTGCCGTTCCTGACCCTTGTCGCACACCGCGTCTTCTGGGCCTGCTTAATCCTTTGGGCCTATGTGCTGATCCGTGGCCTCCCGATCCCGCGTGATCCGCGCATCTGGGGCGCGTTCTTGGTGATGGGTTTGCTGAACAACGTGATCCCCTTTGGCCTGATGGCTTGGGGGCAGCAATTCATCGAGACCGGGCTGACCTCCATCTTTAACGCAGGCACGGCAATCTTCGGTGTGCTTGTCGCCGCAGCCGTCTTCGCGGATGAGCGGTTGACCCCACGCAAGTCGCTTGGCGTTCTGGTGGCCTTTTTCGGGGTTGCTGTTGCAATTGGTCTCGACAGCTTCCGACAGTTCGACATCCGCTCTATCGCGCAGCTGGCAGTTATAGGCGGCACGATCTCATACGCCTTCGCCGCGGCCTGGGCGCGCAAGACGATGTCGCATCTGCCGCCGCAGGTCTCCGCCGCCGGGATGCTGACCGGGGCAAGCCTGATCATCCTTCCTGTGACGTTCGCAATCGACGGCGTACCGCAAGTACCCACCCTGCCCGCGACATGGGCTGCGATCCTTTACTTCGGCGTTGTCGGCACCGCTTTGGCCTACCTGCTCTACTACCGGATCATCGCTTTGGCAGGCTCTGGCAATGCCATGCTTGTGACCCTCCTGATCCCTCCGGTGGCCATCGTGCTTGGTGCAGTGGTTTTGGGGGAGCGTTTGGCGCCGTCTGCTTTCGCTGGGTTCGGCCTGCTTGCGCTTGGCCTGATCCTGATCGATGGCCGCGCATTGGCGGTTCTGCGTAACCGCTAA
- a CDS encoding OmpP1/FadL family transporter, with the protein MTRYTLTAAAALLASTSIASAGGIDRAAPSTSILFEEGTYVEIGYSFADPEISGAVNGAPLNSGDIGASFSSVSVRYRQDLTDELSFALIFDQPYGASVDYPTGTGYPFAGSTAEITSQQLTGVLRYQINENVSVYGGLRALRATGDAYVSAGTAFTYYLDSESEWALGYMVGAAYEMPEIALRVALTYYSGIDLTLEGVETPGAAGTPEAGLAAAAPATSFEVNMPQQVHLEAQSGIAEDTLLFGSVRWTDYGGFAITPNRYPTPSGNLVDYDDDVFTFALGVGRRINDEFSVSGTVGYETERGGFSGNLGPTDGVFSLGLGGEYTMGQISLAGGIQYSWIGNADTQLGGGATSTFSDNSALGVGLRVGYSF; encoded by the coding sequence ATGACCCGCTATACACTCACCGCAGCCGCAGCGCTGCTGGCATCCACAAGCATCGCAAGCGCGGGTGGCATTGACCGTGCCGCGCCAAGCACTTCGATCCTGTTCGAAGAGGGCACCTATGTTGAAATCGGCTACAGCTTTGCCGATCCGGAAATCTCGGGAGCAGTCAATGGCGCGCCACTCAATTCTGGCGATATCGGTGCTTCGTTCAGCTCTGTCTCTGTCCGATACCGCCAAGACCTGACCGACGAATTGTCGTTCGCGTTGATTTTCGATCAGCCCTACGGCGCGTCAGTCGATTACCCAACGGGAACTGGTTATCCGTTTGCCGGATCAACGGCTGAAATCACGTCGCAGCAATTGACGGGTGTTTTGCGTTACCAGATCAACGAAAACGTTTCGGTTTATGGTGGTTTGCGCGCCCTGCGGGCAACGGGTGATGCTTACGTGAGCGCAGGCACAGCCTTCACGTACTATTTGGACTCTGAAAGCGAGTGGGCCCTTGGCTACATGGTAGGTGCTGCCTACGAAATGCCAGAGATAGCACTTCGCGTAGCGTTGACCTATTACAGCGGTATCGATCTGACGCTGGAGGGTGTTGAAACACCCGGCGCAGCGGGCACACCGGAAGCTGGATTGGCGGCGGCCGCTCCGGCTACTTCCTTTGAAGTGAACATGCCCCAGCAAGTGCATCTGGAAGCACAATCCGGGATCGCGGAAGATACGCTCCTGTTCGGGTCCGTTCGCTGGACGGACTATGGCGGCTTTGCCATCACGCCGAACCGCTACCCGACGCCTTCGGGTAACCTCGTCGATTATGATGATGATGTCTTCACGTTCGCGCTTGGTGTTGGCCGTCGTATCAACGACGAGTTTTCCGTTTCCGGAACCGTTGGCTATGAGACTGAGCGCGGCGGGTTCTCGGGCAACCTGGGCCCAACCGATGGCGTTTTCTCGCTGGGGCTTGGCGGTGAATACACGATGGGTCAAATCAGCCTCGCCGGTGGCATCCAGTATTCCTGGATCGGCAACGCCGACACGCAGCTCGGCGGCGGTGCTACCTCTACCTTCTCGGACAACTCCGCTCTGGGTGTTGGTCTGCGGGTCGGCTACTCCTTCTGA
- a CDS encoding DMT family transporter has translation MSAPEAPPSNVPLAALWMSGAVIAFSSMAIAGRELSTTLSTFELMTYRSMIGMVLVVAIAAACGTLGQVKTNRLRDHGLRNIFHFTGQNLWFWAVGVIPLSQVFALEFTSPLWVMVLAAIFLGERLTWIKALAGLAGFIGVLIVIQPGSVPLSSGMVAAGAAALAFAITAIFTKRLTRDQSITCILFWLTAIQLVLGLAFCLYDGTMAWPSLAAWPWVIVVAISGLVAHFSLTSAISLAPASVVMPIDFVRLPVIGALAFVLYGEPLEWSVVLGAALIFGANYLNVLTEHRRSQSAR, from the coding sequence ATGTCTGCGCCTGAAGCCCCACCCTCCAACGTCCCCCTCGCCGCATTGTGGATGAGTGGGGCCGTGATTGCCTTCTCGTCCATGGCCATCGCAGGGCGTGAGCTTTCGACCACACTCAGCACTTTTGAGTTGATGACGTACCGCTCGATGATCGGGATGGTGTTGGTTGTGGCCATTGCGGCAGCCTGCGGCACGCTGGGACAGGTCAAAACCAACCGATTGCGCGACCATGGTCTTCGCAACATCTTCCATTTCACCGGACAAAATCTTTGGTTCTGGGCCGTTGGCGTAATCCCCCTCAGCCAGGTCTTCGCCCTGGAATTCACCTCGCCCCTCTGGGTGATGGTTCTGGCCGCGATCTTTCTTGGCGAACGGCTGACATGGATCAAAGCCTTGGCGGGGTTGGCTGGGTTCATCGGGGTTTTGATCGTGATCCAACCGGGCTCCGTCCCTCTCTCGTCCGGTATGGTCGCTGCGGGTGCCGCGGCGCTGGCCTTCGCAATCACGGCCATCTTCACCAAGCGCCTGACGCGGGATCAATCAATCACCTGTATCCTGTTTTGGCTAACCGCCATCCAACTGGTGCTTGGCCTGGCGTTTTGCCTTTACGATGGCACCATGGCGTGGCCCAGTCTGGCCGCCTGGCCCTGGGTGATCGTTGTGGCCATCTCGGGCCTTGTCGCGCATTTCAGTTTGACCAGCGCCATCTCGCTTGCTCCGGCCTCGGTTGTGATGCCCATCGACTTTGTGCGCCTGCCCGTCATCGGCGCATTGGCCTTTGTGCTTTATGGGGAGCCACTGGAATGGTCGGTCGTTTTGGGGGCGGCGTTGATCTTCGGGGCGAACTACCTCAACGTGCTGACCGAGCATCGCCGCAGCCAATCCGCGCGATAG
- a CDS encoding outer membrane protein, with product MIRLASTTAVLLCSSIAAFAGPVEVPPPPPPVYVEPETCAQAFDCFYGGFELGFGDGYVDEIAQPVAGANFPSRTLTFDGEAYGVFAGYNVQNGSTVFGGEVRYLHVDLTDASGAFEIDTILDIRGRVGLASSDALMIYGAAGWSTVSTMAGVNAFDMTGFNYGVGVEYNINESLFLGADVTGRQVEGSAGVFDYDAVLNTATLRAGFRF from the coding sequence ATGATCCGTCTTGCCTCGACGACCGCTGTGCTACTTTGCTCTTCCATCGCCGCTTTCGCCGGTCCGGTTGAAGTGCCACCGCCCCCGCCGCCCGTTTATGTTGAACCCGAAACCTGCGCACAGGCTTTCGACTGCTTCTATGGCGGGTTCGAACTTGGGTTTGGCGACGGTTATGTCGACGAAATCGCTCAGCCGGTTGCTGGTGCAAACTTCCCGTCGCGCACCTTGACCTTCGACGGTGAGGCATACGGTGTCTTTGCGGGCTACAACGTCCAAAATGGGTCGACCGTATTCGGTGGAGAGGTGCGGTATCTGCACGTTGACCTAACGGACGCCAGCGGCGCTTTCGAGATTGACACAATCCTCGACATTCGCGGGCGTGTGGGCCTCGCGTCTTCCGACGCTCTGATGATCTATGGTGCCGCCGGTTGGTCCACGGTCAGCACAATGGCTGGCGTTAATGCGTTTGACATGACCGGTTTCAACTACGGTGTAGGTGTTGAGTATAACATCAACGAAAGCCTGTTTCTGGGTGCCGATGTAACGGGTCGTCAGGTTGAAGGATCTGCGGGTGTATTCGATTACGACGCCGTGCTGAACACTGCCACGCTTCGGGCGGGCTTCCGGTTCTGA
- the mazG gene encoding nucleoside triphosphate pyrophosphohydrolase — MTDLPSDPLPRLRAIMAHLRDPEHGCPWDVEQTFASIAPYTIEEAYEVADAIERGDMEELKGELGDLLFQSVFHAQMAEDAGLFDLDDVAQSIGDKMIARHPHVFGSESNQKSADQQVADWESVKAAERAAKQRGGVLDDVALGLPALMRAEKLQKRAARVGFDWPEIGQVLEKITEEAKELAEAQDSLPHDKIVEEMGDLMFVMANLARHLKVDPETALRQANAKFVRRFRYIEQELTKRSSSPSESSLEEMDKLWNDAKGVGL; from the coding sequence ATGACTGATTTGCCGTCCGACCCTTTGCCCCGCCTGCGCGCCATCATGGCGCACTTGCGCGATCCTGAGCATGGATGCCCGTGGGATGTGGAGCAGACATTCGCGTCCATCGCGCCATACACCATTGAAGAAGCCTATGAGGTCGCGGACGCCATCGAGCGTGGCGATATGGAGGAATTGAAGGGCGAATTAGGGGATTTGTTGTTTCAGTCCGTGTTCCACGCCCAAATGGCCGAAGATGCGGGGCTGTTCGATCTGGATGATGTGGCGCAGAGCATTGGTGACAAGATGATCGCGCGGCACCCCCATGTTTTTGGAAGCGAAAGCAACCAAAAGTCTGCGGACCAGCAAGTGGCAGATTGGGAAAGCGTCAAGGCCGCGGAACGTGCTGCCAAGCAACGTGGCGGTGTTTTGGATGACGTGGCGCTTGGCCTGCCTGCATTGATGCGGGCGGAAAAGCTTCAAAAACGGGCCGCCCGTGTAGGTTTTGACTGGCCGGAGATCGGGCAAGTGCTGGAAAAAATCACAGAAGAAGCGAAAGAGCTCGCAGAGGCCCAGGATAGCCTGCCTCACGATAAGATCGTCGAAGAGATGGGCGATCTGATGTTTGTGATGGCCAACCTTGCCCGGCATCTCAAGGTTGATCCCGAAACCGCCCTACGCCAAGCCAATGCGAAATTCGTGCGGCGATTTCGTTATATAGAACAAGAGCTTACGAAACGTTCTTCAAGCCCGTCGGAGAGTTCCCTTGAAGAGATGGATAAGCTCTGGAACGACGCGAAGGGGGTTGGCCTTTAG
- a CDS encoding M20 aminoacylase family protein — protein MPVINSIAAMADDLKTWRRHLHAHPELEFDCHQTAAFVVERLTEFGITDIHTGIATSGVVAIIDSGRPGPTIGLRADMDALPMEEVTGADHASTVSGKMHACGHDGHTTMLLGAAKYLAETRNFSGRVALLFQPAEEEGGGGEVMVDEGVMDRFDIGRVFAIHNVPGAPEGQFFTTPGPIMAAVDTFYINIEGQGGHGAYPHETVDPIPPAIAIAQAFATIVSRNHRPSDDLVVSVTQIHSGSASNIIPGQAFVNGTVRTFDPVVQDMVERRMAEIVDGTAAAYGVKAVLDYERGYPATVNDADQTSFAVDVARDVVGAQRVVPDAGAEMGAEDFAYMLEARPGAYLFLGAGEGAGLHNPAYDFNDDIAPIGASYFARLVELAQPA, from the coding sequence ATGCCCGTCATCAACTCCATCGCCGCCATGGCGGACGATCTGAAGACCTGGCGCAGGCACCTTCACGCGCACCCGGAATTGGAATTCGATTGCCATCAGACGGCCGCGTTCGTCGTTGAGCGCCTCACAGAGTTCGGGATCACTGATATCCACACGGGTATCGCGACTTCAGGTGTTGTTGCCATCATCGACAGTGGACGCCCCGGCCCGACCATCGGTCTGCGCGCAGACATGGATGCGTTGCCGATGGAGGAGGTCACAGGGGCTGATCATGCCTCAACCGTGTCAGGCAAAATGCACGCCTGTGGCCATGACGGGCACACGACCATGCTGCTAGGGGCCGCGAAATATCTGGCGGAGACGCGCAATTTCTCTGGCCGTGTTGCACTGCTGTTCCAACCGGCGGAAGAAGAGGGCGGCGGGGGCGAAGTCATGGTGGACGAAGGTGTCATGGACCGCTTCGATATCGGGCGTGTCTTTGCCATTCATAACGTGCCTGGCGCGCCGGAGGGGCAGTTCTTTACAACGCCTGGGCCGATCATGGCCGCCGTCGACACATTCTACATCAACATCGAAGGGCAGGGTGGCCACGGCGCTTACCCGCATGAAACGGTTGATCCCATTCCACCTGCCATTGCTATTGCTCAGGCCTTTGCGACCATCGTGTCACGCAATCACCGGCCAAGTGACGATCTGGTGGTGTCGGTCACACAAATCCACTCCGGCTCGGCCAGCAATATCATTCCCGGTCAGGCCTTTGTGAACGGGACGGTGCGCACGTTCGATCCTGTTGTGCAGGATATGGTCGAAAGGCGCATGGCAGAGATCGTCGATGGAACCGCCGCCGCCTATGGCGTGAAGGCTGTGCTGGATTATGAACGCGGCTATCCCGCCACCGTGAATGATGCAGATCAAACCAGCTTTGCCGTGGATGTCGCGCGCGATGTCGTCGGAGCTCAACGGGTCGTCCCCGACGCTGGCGCGGAAATGGGCGCGGAGGATTTTGCTTATATGCTTGAGGCGCGACCCGGCGCCTACCTGTTTCTCGGGGCGGGTGAAGGGGCCGGGCTTCACAACCCCGCCTACGATTTCAATGACGACATCGCCCCCATAGGCGCCAGCTATTTCGCGCGCCTTGTCGAATTGGCCCAACCCGCATGA
- a CDS encoding DUF2254 domain-containing protein, protein MLRSVLRRLWVRVAAFALLAILAAIAAPALSRFVPDGWADALGGNAVDQVLGILSTSMLAVTTFSLSIAVNAYIAASSTATPRAIALLQEDHTTQTTLATFLGAFVYSIVAIIGLNASYYDDGGRVVLFGATILVIVVVVLALLRWIAYLPDFGRMENTLDRVEDAARHALATRLKAPYLQGVPSDGVIPDGAQPITGGRTGYIQHIDMRELQDLAEKADLRLWLGAVPGDFVHPKQPLVFVLGDAPSAQLCEALCEAFTIDRTRDFDQDPRFGMVVFAEIASRALSPGVNDPGTAIAVIGRQVAVLSEWQVREGPDVAFDRVHVQSIDPSDMLDDAFRVILRDGTGACEVLVRLILALKAVKANGPDVFDDAANAMLNDLDDAVSQAQLSDWDREQIASARS, encoded by the coding sequence ATGCTGCGCAGTGTATTGCGCCGGCTTTGGGTCCGTGTGGCCGCGTTTGCTTTGCTTGCCATATTGGCCGCCATCGCAGCGCCTGCCTTGTCGCGGTTCGTGCCAGACGGATGGGCAGACGCGTTGGGCGGCAATGCGGTCGACCAAGTGCTGGGGATCCTGTCGACGTCGATGCTTGCGGTGACGACCTTCTCTCTGTCCATCGCCGTGAACGCATATATCGCCGCCTCCAGCACGGCCACGCCGCGGGCAATCGCGCTACTGCAGGAAGATCATACCACCCAGACGACGCTGGCGACCTTTCTGGGGGCTTTTGTCTATTCGATCGTGGCGATCATCGGATTGAACGCCAGCTATTATGACGACGGAGGCCGCGTTGTTCTGTTTGGTGCGACCATTCTGGTGATCGTTGTTGTTGTTTTGGCGCTGCTCCGCTGGATCGCCTACTTGCCGGATTTCGGGCGGATGGAGAACACGCTGGACCGTGTCGAAGACGCGGCGCGGCATGCACTGGCCACACGATTGAAGGCACCATACCTGCAAGGCGTACCAAGCGACGGCGTGATCCCGGATGGTGCGCAGCCAATAACCGGTGGGCGGACGGGCTACATCCAACATATCGACATGCGAGAGCTGCAAGACCTTGCAGAGAAGGCTGATCTTCGCCTCTGGCTCGGCGCTGTTCCGGGCGATTTTGTGCACCCCAAGCAGCCGCTGGTGTTTGTTCTGGGGGATGCTCCCTCGGCTCAACTATGCGAGGCGCTTTGCGAGGCATTCACCATCGACCGCACCCGGGATTTTGATCAGGACCCACGCTTTGGGATGGTGGTGTTCGCTGAAATCGCCTCGCGCGCGTTGTCGCCTGGCGTGAATGATCCCGGCACGGCGATTGCTGTGATAGGTCGGCAAGTGGCGGTGCTGTCGGAATGGCAAGTGCGCGAGGGCCCGGATGTCGCGTTTGATCGGGTGCATGTCCAATCAATAGATCCTTCCGACATGCTGGATGATGCGTTCCGGGTGATCCTGCGCGACGGTACGGGGGCATGTGAGGTGCTCGTTCGTTTGATCCTTGCGCTCAAAGCGGTGAAGGCCAACGGACCAGATGTCTTTGATGACGCGGCAAATGCCATGCTGAACGACCTCGATGACGCCGTGTCTCAAGCACAGCTCAGCGATTGGGATCGAGAACAGATCGCGTCAGCTCGCAGTTGA